The sequence CTCAATGTGACAGATTTTTTCCCTCAACAACAGCAGAAACAAATCTGCATTGACAATTATTAGAATATAATTAGATTTGAagtcattaattattaatgttcttccaaaaataattgttatttgtgTTTGGTTCTCAATattctttatctttttttaacacaacattattaaaaatatcaagttcatcgatgaattaattttcttgtatgaTCTTTATATCAACGGATATAAATTAGATATTGTCATGGAAAATAATActgcaatttgtaatttttttattaagttcagtaattttttttatggaattcaagTCAGCTCCTTATGTtaattgattttctgaaaatcaaagttctaaattaattaagaCGGCGAGATGGCattgagattgaaaaaaatgtccttttatTCGATTCGGAGCCCTAATTATGCtacataaatgtatattttggatAAGTGATAAAGGgaaacccgagtcgaaatataggccctactttgacgctccaagtggaagtattgtccctactttgcggctgtttattctactagctcctacgtccactcctaaagatatttcattctattttacttctgtataagcttcagtccatacattgaaggtcttgcctctatattattgagttttacttatgtctcattTAAAGCTCCATactctccgtagaatttttaaattctctttgaaCGCTCtcaaattttaacgcacaaaatatgtggcctcGTTGCCTCGACGCATGCGTCCTCGTGACAGATACTtcgtttttttctctaaaattccatcaccacagtttgtgaaagcagcagtttaattcgttttaaataataaatatttaagtgataacatcgaaatggctttaagaggaaagaagtttgccctaatctggtgacTGCAAGcgaaaggaaaaatgcaaaatagtgctcagattttaaagataattaaaaagaacccagatccaaaaCCTCAccaaaaaaggtatcaaacacacgagaataaacgtcaaaagaaaaaggtaagaaagattcaaatattttgtattgagttttttctgtaccacaaacataactccaaattagttacaacagattctgaagaaatagattttcctctcacacaattttcttttgaattgaagaatcacgaatttgaatgatttcagattagaaatgtagaaaatagggcaaggtcaaaaccttaaaaattgcatattttgagattagataattaaaaataatgaatagttaacagcgttcaaaattaaatgattaacaatggcaaacttttgaatttgaataattataatttcaaagtgatcaagatttgacaatttaatattgaaaactaaattgaatctttcaaagttgaagcttctgaaattctagaattcagAATTGTTAATGcagaacataattataatttgtacttcaagctaattaggcgaatttttataaaatcaatgaatgaattgaaaaaaaacaacatattttgctctcgagaaattctgccatttcaagtgtaggtccctgctgatttcaaatggattcggttagcgataattgttatttatacgttaTTCTctaaaaagcttaaaataaaaaattgtttcttcaaaatgtcatatttttaaaccaatttatttctatatgccgaggggtcAATCACTGCAATCTTCCTGATGCATTCGCTAAATATTGCCATATAcgttttctttcaatatttatggtattcttgatattctgtataatctcaaatattcttgatattccgaaatatcctgaaatattcacaaatattctgacatattcctctaTTTCCCTTTTCGCtcaacaagtttttaaagattccaaattatttaaaatgatttttaaaaatgccaagaaaatttcaaatagcttatgtattattgtgtaatttcaaaatatgttgaagcgtttaaaaggattttcatgaatttcaaaataatttaacgggatttaaaagttattttcaattaaaaaagattaaagtttataaatgaatttcaaaagatttcaagtaattttaaagaatttaaaaagattttagaagaattccaaaaattacaagaattttccagagattttaaagacttaaaatagtttttatgagtttaagagatttttaatcattttaagggattttgtggcattcCAATCTATTTAATACagtttaaaaagtctgtaaaagaattaaaaatattacgaagcattttaaataattttaaaacaattttaaagagtttaaggatcttcatttaatttaaaaatacttttatgtatttaaagagatttttaggagtttcaagggatttaatggGAGTTATttgagttacatttttttaaagtttatagtcgaatttcaaaagatttcgaattatttaaaagagttcaagatatttctaaagaatttaagggattttaagtgattttgaagaatttttaatgaatttcggtagaatttaagtgagttttaagattttaaagtaattttaaaatataaataatgttcttgaattctttaaagtccgttaaatcttttaaaatctttggaaatttgtggaaatcctttaaaatctattaaattacgggaaatatatattgcattttttttaatcttttaaaatatcttaaaatatttttggatttaatttaaatcttgtttgagcacataaaatatacaattataatttgtaatatttctaaaatctaaaatcttaataCACATATAATTATAAGtgcagcaatattttttacaaagtgggtcacaaaaatttgcagacggtcatgcacagctgtaggttatatttcagattttttttcatacttcaagctgtaggctagccgagaggctttttAGGTGTTAGGATTGCGAAACTGATAAGTTTCGAACCCtcgcggcgaataaaaactttcatagcgtgcgattataaatagtgtagtggttaTGTAATAGTAAATCATTGTGTgattaaacatgtgaacaaaaatattagagtataatagtaatgatataataatacaaaagattaattttttgtggcgaacaatcggttataattttatagaactgttctctatagttttgggactagacgattttaacttttatgaaaCTACCCAGCGTaccctctactataggattagtgcTATAAAAttgaatggatatttttttccgtgtgcaaaataacttgaaacattacgcaaatgttcTTCTTGctctaattttattaatttttcgtcaaataattttattatttacaggaaggtagagtgtggagcgttaaattagaaacaaaaactaagcctctattttgacgccccaaatggaagatttggaaatttgtgctGATAAGAGctctaaagtaggggcaaaaatcgtatgggaatatcctctactttacatccttagcccctacaaatattagcatGAAGAgtttcaaagtagggcctatatttcgactcgggaaagGATTGATACAACATGAGATTAATTAGAATTGTTCATTTTGCATTTCCATTTTGTACTGGTCGTTAATtgatagaattattatttataaataaatatagtcaGAACCTAACAATTTCGACATCTCCCAGActaatgataaaaatgtatttaaaaaatcgtaacgaTTACGCGTCGGAAACACAGCTGGTTTTCCTCATCAGTTCTTTAATCTTTTGTTAATGTGCTTACTAATAAAATTAGTTGGATAGTCATTATAgattaacaaatgaaaaaaatacattttctgatattttatattCTATAATAACTATCCAACTAGTATTATTGATAAGCACATTAGCAAAAGATTACAGATCTGACGAGGAAAACCAGCTGTGTTTCCGAAACGTAATcgttccgattttttaaaaaaatttttgccatCAGCCTGGAAGATGTCAAAATTACTAGGttcttcatatatttatttataaataaaaatgttctcagaattataaaagaaaacatttttttcttcttaaaaatagaattattaattatttcttcttACACTTGTgtattagggtggctcaaaaacgcttttttttagagggcaacgaccccctCAATTTCATTccacttgaagtttcccatgtaaaatgcatgggaaaaaatcacttttttaagtttttggagTAATTggttagggtttgaaaaaatgtgatgggaAAGTATGGGTGCCTGttgagaattttccaacaaaaaatttaatgtaacaaacatatgggtttgacaaccCTAACACACCATtaagagtacctgaaaactacccttaaaaaatatcaattcttcatgaaatcaacattttgagcactgtcttatgtttttttaaaatcaaaattatcaaaattggtctattggaatatttatcatcgttggttaattaattttaaattatttaaacaaatggaatttgtttaaatttttttttcgacaatttattatttttcccttaaaattattaccattagtctaatggaatattaaataacattattttattaattttgtattgtttaaacaaatggaattcgtttaaataattttgtttgaaaattcgttttttccctaaaaatgattactattgctctagtggaatattaattaccattagttcatttattttcaattatttaaacgaaatggaatttgtttaaataatttcgtttcgattcatttaattaattcatcagtaatatttaagtaataattattatttaaaaaaattaattgaacaatgttggtaaatattccactgaagaaatattaataatttttaatttaaaaattatttaaacaaatgccatttgtttaaacaattgaaaattaatgaactaattttaataaatattccactataccaatagtaataatttttaagaaaaaaactaatttttgaaaaaatgttttaaaaaatcctatttgaataataaaaaatatgaactaatgttaataaatattccactagactagtagtaataatttttagggagaataacgaattttgaaacaaaacaaaagattattttaacagattccattggtttaaataattaaaaattaattaaccaatgataataaatattccataagacCCATgctattaattttaagtaataaaagacgagaatacagtgttcaaaaggtgaATTTCATGAACAATTGACGTTTTTGGTTTTAGGGGTAGTTTTCAAGTACTCGTGGGAGTGTTTTTGGGGGTGTTAAACCCATatatcaaataaatgaaattcttggttggataattctctacaggcccccatactttcccgtcacattttttcaaagccaaaaaaattattctaaaaactcaacaaagtgattttttcccatgcattttacatgggaaacttcaattcaaaaacggcacctgttaaaataaaaaataaaaataaaattaaaatagggaatttcttttttcgggtttggaataaaatgggggggggggtcgttgccctctaacATGCAAACAagttttgccatgcatttttggaacaccctactgtgtatatttaaaaagtatgaataCTTGTAATAAAGAATGGAATTAATAATCGAAACTTGTATAATTCCTGTGTTTAGGTTCTTCCATTTCAGACCTAAATGAAGCAGttatttattaataagaaattatttttcctctttttagATATGCCCACCAGAGCGGTTTCCACGTAGAGCGTAGATTCGGCTGGGACACTCATGGACTCCCGGTTGAATTTGAAATCGACAATGCCTTAGGCATCAAAGGCCCAGACGATGTTGCTAAAATGGGGATAGCCAATTACAATCTGGAGTGTAGAAAGATTGTCATGCGCTACGCTGGTGAGTGGGAAAAGATCGTTGGCAGAATTGGTCGTTGGATAGACTTCAAAAATGACTACAAAACCCTCTATCCCTGGTTCATGGAATCCATCTGGTGGATATTCAAAGAGCTTTTCAACAAAGGTCTTGTCTATCAAGGCGTGAAGGTTGTGCCTTATTCAACGGGCTGTAACACACCTCTCTCCAACTTTGAATCGGGCCAGAATTACAAAGACGTCGTCGATCCATCGGTAGTTGTCGCTTTTCCCCTTCTCGACGAGCCAAACGTCTTCATCCTAGCCTGGACAACAACTCCCTGGACTCTACCAAGCAATCTCGCTCTCTGTTGTAATGCTGACTACGAATACGTAGAAGCAGTTGATGCAGCCTCTGGAAAAGTATACATAATCCTAGAATCCAGCCTGGAATTGATCTACAAGTCAAAAGACCTCTATACTATCAGAGGAAAGAGAAAAGGCAgtcaattaaaaggaaaaaattacgAGCCACCCTTTTCCTACTTCAGCGATCTTAGGAAAAAGGGAGCCTTCAGAGTGTTGAACGACAACTACGTTACTGCTGGTTCCGGTACTGGAATTGTTCACCAGGCTCCCTACTTTGGAGAAGACGATTATCGATGTTGTTTAGAGGCGGGAATTATAACAAAAGAACAGGAGATGGTCTGTCCAGTGGATAACTGCGGCTGCTTCACTGATCCTGTTGTTGAATTCAAAGGACTCTACGTGAAGACTGCCGACAAGGAAATCATGAAGTACTTGCAAGCGAAGGAACGACTGGTCCACAGTGGAACAACTAAACACAGTTATCCTTTCTGCTGGCGCTCTGATACTCCCCTGATTTACAAGGCTGTGCCGTCTTGGTTCGTTCGCGTCACACAGATAAAAGACCGTCTTCTCGAGACTTACTCCGAGACCTATTGGGTGCCCGAATATGTCAAGGAAAAGCGATTCGCAAACTGGCTCGAGAATGCCAGAGACTGGGCCATCAGTAGAAATCGCTACTGGGGCAATCCAATTCCACTGTGGATCTCCGAGGACGGGAAAGAGGTAGTCTGTATTGGTAGCATTGGAGAATTGGAGCAACTATCGGGTACAAAGATAACCGACATTCATCGTGAGAGTATCGATCATTTGACAATTCCATCCAAGCGACCTGGACAGCCTCCTTTACGAAGAATTCCAGAAGTTTTTGACTGCTGGTTCGAGTCAGGTTCGATGCCTTACGCCCAGATGCACTATCCTTTCGAGAGAGTGAAGGATTTTGAAGAGAGTTTCCCGGCAGATTTCATCGCCGAGGGAATCGATCAAACCAGGGGATGGTTTTACACTCTACTGGTGATTTCGACAGGACTCTTTGGCAAACCTCCGTTCAAAAATCTAATCGCCAATGGTTTGATCCTGGCATCTGATGGTCAAAAGATGTCAAAGCGAAAGAAGAATTACCCAGATCCTTTGGAGGTTGTTAATAAATACGGCGCTGATGCTTTGAGGCTCTATTTAATCAATTCTCCAGTTGTGAGAGGGGAGAACTTGAGATTCAAGGAAGAAGGTGTCAAAGACATCATCAAAGATGTTTTCCTACCTTGGTACAATGCTTTTAGGTTTCTGATACAGAACATTGAGAGGTACGAGCAGACGGAAGGAGTCCATTTTCAATATCAAGTCATTGAGGATAATTTAACGAGCGATTGTATAAGCGAATGTGAAAATATCATGGACCGGTGGATTCTTTCTTTCACCCAGAGTCTGCTCCAGTTCTTGAAGCAGGAGATGAAGGCCTACAGGCTTTACACCGTTGTTCCTCGATTGATCAAGTTCATCGACAACTTGACCAACTGGTACGTGAGAATGAACAGGAAGCGGATCAAGGGTGACAGTGGTTCCGAGGATTGCAGAAGAGCCTTGAACACCCTCTTTTGTATCGTCTACACAATGACTCGTATAAACGCGCCCTTTACCCCATTCCTCACCGAGTTCATGTTTCAGCGCTTGAGGAAACTACTCCCTGCAACAAAGACTGTCAATGACAGCATTCACTACGAGATGATACCCGATCCTTGCCGCAAACTCATCAACCAGGACATCGAAAAGGCCATTTCCTGCATGCAGACTGTGATTGAACTTGGAAGAATTGTCAGGGATCGAAAGACAATGCCGGTCAAGTACCCTCTACCCGAAATAGTGGTGATCAATCAGGATCAGCGTGTGATCAGCGACATCGTCTCCCTCAAGTCTTACATCCTTGAAGAATTGAATGTGAAGACTCTGACGGTGACGACAGACAAGGAGAAGTACGGCGTGACTCTGAGGGCAGAACCTGATCATAAGAATCTTGGGGCAAGGTTAAAGGGCGAATTCAAATCCGTGATGGCGGCTATAAAGGAACTCTCGGACGAGGAGTTACAAAGGTTTGTGGAGGAGAAGAAAATCGTGGTTCAAGGCCACACGCTCGAGGAACAGGATTTAAGATTGAGTTTTAGCTTCACTGGTCCGGCGGCTGAACAGCTCTCGAAACGGTACGAAGCACATTGCGAGGGCAACGTTTTGATTTTGATGGATGTGTCACCAGATGAGACGATGCAGAATGAAGGATTGGCGAGGGAGATTATCAACAGGGTGCAGAAGCTGAGGAAGAAGGCTCAACTTGTTCCTTCGGACGATGCTGTTGTTTACTACCAAATTAAAGATCAGAGTAGTGCTTTAGCTAAGGTTGTCGTGACTCATAAGGAATTTATCGAAAATACGACAAAAACTTGTCAGAAGGACAGCTCGGAACTTTCGAAAGAAGCTGAGATTATTATTGAGGAGATGCAGAACATCAAAGGTGTGGATATGAATCTTGTCCTTGTTAAGGGAACGTCTTTGCATCAGTTGGCACCTACGAATAAAGTAGATCCTTTTGTGAAATTCGTTAATGTCAAGCTTGTGAATTGTGAGCCCAGGTATGGAGCAAAGAGCGATGTTGGTTCCATATTGTTAGCCGATTCGAAAACTGGTGCTGTTATTTCCTGCAAAGAAATGAGGAAGGCTGTTGAGACTGTTTTTGGGATTCACGGGTTTCATTATGAATTATTCGTCAAGGGAAAACTCATCGACGAAAAGACTGATTTCATTTCTTTGCATggagaattcatttttgtagttCGTGAAGGCGCTGAAGTAGCAGGTGATTATTGTAAGTTAGTTTTTGGTAGAGAAAGGGCTCCAGTTTGCAAGTTTTTGAATGTAAAGAATGGCAACACAAAGGGGACGATACTTTTAGAAAATCCATTGGGAAGTCACGTTTTGGATGTTGAGGGATTAAAAGATAGACTGATTTCAGTATttggaaaatcgaattttccGGTGCCTAAGGTTAAAAAGTCGACCTTGGAATTGAATGGGATTACAATAGAAGCTTACTAAGCGAtgactttttgttaaatttaattttgtatttatgataatcagaatttttttaaattgaaataggtAGGACTCGTGTTCGGAAATTTAATTTGGTAAAGCAGAAACTGTAAATATATTCTGACAGTATTTGagtaaatagtttaataaaataatgtataaatcaGCTCGTTAGTTTTTTCTTACCTTTATTAATCTAGGTACCTTTTTCTGTTCTATAATGTACGATGTTTATTGAATCTGGAGCAAGaggaaaatcaagaaaataataaataagaaggaaACATATTTTCAGTTGATTGTCTTCTTTGAGAAAGcaaaaaagttcatgtatttaacCTTCAAAGTGCAtaaatggtaaaaatcacggtaaagtgcattgtgggttaTAAATACCCCAGTGTATTTAATCATGAATTATTtgacccctattgaatattttgtcacaataaatgTATCCGAcgtagtttaaggtatcttttataaggaagagttgattttatagccgtttatttattttaagtttgttaaaaaaattattgaaaaaagtgaaaaaatgggctTTTTACTTAAacattcataactcacgcaatttttattattttaccctCAAATGTATGACtgtacttttgaaatagtgttctttcataaaaaaatattggaacacgggtgctttcaaaaaagatatttatttttacagttgaaaagtcaattttatgacaaaatgaatcagattttttgcttttaaatccatttattattatgaaaattgaggaactttgacatgtaatactataaaaagtcaagaaattgaaaaaagagatgtataactgtattttaacaattatattttattcaacacatccacagtctgCTCCCGCATAAAGCGCTGCCGTAAGCTATAAGCCAtctgcaaagatttcaaaacaaaaattggctccaaaattactttttcactcaaTAAGTCCTCACCAGGTGTAATGGACCCCACGATTTTTTACgtccactttcagcagctgctgctagtagactgacgcttgacgtagtatgctaaacgacttaacttacagttagtgtctccaactaaagctagatggtgacactcaatttttttgaattaagtgtggtttataagattttgaaaattgcttggggtaACGGACACCCAGAATTCACTTTAAAGGTTAAGGTTGAATagtaatctattttatcaggaataattttatgcaaaataagcaTGGAGAAGATTCACtattaaagacaaatttccaaactCTCTTACTTTTCGGCtgattagacaaaaataaaataaaaaaagagtgatAAAAGGGAAATAGTCAACCAAATACGAATCTCATTTTTTCCTTTCTCCGTCCTTCTTATAATACTAGGGAACCAAAAAGTTTCGAGGCTAATTTAGACCTTATCGGGGATTATTTATAGGATAAACTAAAGGTATGAAACATTGCTATAcgtgaaaagaaaatatttcgaatgatattaataataaattgatcaatTCTAATATAATCTGTATATTtagttagaaaatgatttttccataaaagaattcattttacTTCAAAGTACAAGAATGTAACTTTGACCAATTAATAACTCTATCCCATATTTTGTTGTATCTTGAACTCCCTCTTTTTCTGATTTCTCTCATGATGAAGAATTTTAATATCATTCCAATTTAAGCCATGACCATGTGTATTTTTATGCTTTgcttaagtaaaaaatttgaaatatacacTAACTTATGATTCGTTATAATCTGCAGAGATTGCgtatgaatattttcagatttctttttaatgagttctaaataattaatctcaatttattataataaatttttctatttgaaatttaaaaaacaaagagaattttaatattatcaattctagaaatgtattaattttttggattattatCTTTTCCTTTTTAGAGAATGTAATAATCTAAACAGATTGGTTCAGAATAAACCACAAAAAAGTTCACTTAAGTCCTGTTTGACCGGAatctttttagagaaaaattaccagaaaattccttcttaatttttttgttgaaattgtaacttATCAATTTCTATTAATCAGTGTTGGTAAGTGACGAGTTATCAGTAAAGAAGTTCTTCAAAAAGTTACAGTTACAGTAAATTTGGCCTtcatttttacttataacttAACTAAGGTCCCTTTTTTCTGTAACTTGTAacttattttcagtaaaatttgcatttacttttagttttaatttttctaactatagcTTCAGGCCTCGGAAATTCACACTTTTTTTGAGCGAtgactattttgctactatttcgaaGAAATGAGactaaagacactattttctcacaattgtTCGTTAGTTGCATCATTGTATTACTAACAGGGGAACGCTTACGATTTTTgtgaaactaaatttttgttatagaGAATCAAAAACTAAGagacatgtatttttttatctgcggaaaaacGCTTCAAGAGGTtgaaatcacttttaaaaataatagtgtgACGTAAGGGTTTGATTGTTTCACGTAAAGCAACaccatatttttttaaccaaaatataattacaatgataaaaaaaattgtaagtaaatataaatttaagccgaaaaattaaaacaaaaatatatttgatacatcTGCATGAGAAAAATTGGAAAGGGTTTCTCACAATAAGGGAAAAAATAGCATTCTCCAAAtctattgaaaaactttttcagtGGTAAAATACTATTAAATAAGGTTACAATTATGGAAAAAAAGGTCAAATCTAAATTCAagccgaaaaatgaaaaaaatattgtttacatccATACGAAAATAAGTTGACGTGTTTTGCAATTTATGGAACAGTTCATATTTCAGGAGATAACTACCCTTGAATGCGTTCAGTGTTAAACTACGCTTAAAGTATGATGCCATTatagaaaaaatggtcaaataaatctaaatttaagacgaacaattaaaataatgtataccTTGTATACATCTGCACGaaaatatttttacgtatttttcgGTTTCCGGAAAGATGTATACTTCAGAGGTTAACCACCCTCAAACGCACTTAATGTTATTTTGTgtaataatgttaaattaaatttttaatttaaatttaattttaatttttaattgaattttaaatttttacacccGAAATTAATTGGAGAGATTCTCTCATAATAAGGAATGAAAAATAGCATTTTCCatctataattataataataataatcacaaaACAAATGGTCAAATTAATCTAAATGCAGGCAAGAtagtagaatttataaaaaaaatataaggtgAAATATTTGGAGGCATAATTAATGATGCCATAGCTGTTTTtgacaaaataacaaattaatgcTACTTCGCTCATTGTCAGTCGCTtacgatttatttttattaattctgacATTTTCTTAGTATCAAAGCATGATGGAAAGTCGGTAATTTGATAATCAACATTCAAGTATCATTACGTAATAACATGTATGCTTTTCGTATCTTCATATTTATTCGTATTAAGCaaggagattttattttttaaccaaattggacgaaataattcaaaaaatacactgatattattttaatgaatgtttccgaacggtttttaatttttcatcagcaTTATGGATTTTATATTGAATGATAATGTTAATTGTCATTGCTTTAaacatttctatgaaaattataatcttcaTAGAAATGTTTCAAGCATACAGATTTTTTACACCATAAGCATCTTAAATAGCAACATTATTGCAATCCGAAATTTCACAATGAGgtttcttcgattttaaaaatccgaatacaacattttcaaaatcagcGGGTCTTTCAGCTTTATAGCCTAACGAAGTTCTTCCATATCTGGAAAACAAAAACGGCTAAAGGttttatttttccagtttttccTTTGGATATTTGTAGTAAATGAATACTTTTATTTGATGTCGGCCCTTCTTAAACGGCTTGCTGACAATGTCCACTCTAAG is a genomic window of Belonocnema kinseyi isolate 2016_QV_RU_SX_M_011 chromosome 8, B_treatae_v1, whole genome shotgun sequence containing:
- the LOC117177925 gene encoding isoleucine--tRNA ligase, cytoplasmic, with the translated sequence MGEKLPDTINFSKEEETLLELWKKLDVFQKCLQQSKGKPRFSFYDGPPFATGLPHYGHILAGTIKDIVTRYAHQSGFHVERRFGWDTHGLPVEFEIDNALGIKGPDDVAKMGIANYNLECRKIVMRYAGEWEKIVGRIGRWIDFKNDYKTLYPWFMESIWWIFKELFNKGLVYQGVKVVPYSTGCNTPLSNFESGQNYKDVVDPSVVVAFPLLDEPNVFILAWTTTPWTLPSNLALCCNADYEYVEAVDAASGKVYIILESSLELIYKSKDLYTIRGKRKGSQLKGKNYEPPFSYFSDLRKKGAFRVLNDNYVTAGSGTGIVHQAPYFGEDDYRCCLEAGIITKEQEMVCPVDNCGCFTDPVVEFKGLYVKTADKEIMKYLQAKERLVHSGTTKHSYPFCWRSDTPLIYKAVPSWFVRVTQIKDRLLETYSETYWVPEYVKEKRFANWLENARDWAISRNRYWGNPIPLWISEDGKEVVCIGSIGELEQLSGTKITDIHRESIDHLTIPSKRPGQPPLRRIPEVFDCWFESGSMPYAQMHYPFERVKDFEESFPADFIAEGIDQTRGWFYTLLVISTGLFGKPPFKNLIANGLILASDGQKMSKRKKNYPDPLEVVNKYGADALRLYLINSPVVRGENLRFKEEGVKDIIKDVFLPWYNAFRFLIQNIERYEQTEGVHFQYQVIEDNLTSDCISECENIMDRWILSFTQSLLQFLKQEMKAYRLYTVVPRLIKFIDNLTNWYVRMNRKRIKGDSGSEDCRRALNTLFCIVYTMTRINAPFTPFLTEFMFQRLRKLLPATKTVNDSIHYEMIPDPCRKLINQDIEKAISCMQTVIELGRIVRDRKTMPVKYPLPEIVVINQDQRVISDIVSLKSYILEELNVKTLTVTTDKEKYGVTLRAEPDHKNLGARLKGEFKSVMAAIKELSDEELQRFVEEKKIVVQGHTLEEQDLRLSFSFTGPAAEQLSKRYEAHCEGNVLILMDVSPDETMQNEGLAREIINRVQKLRKKAQLVPSDDAVVYYQIKDQSSALAKVVVTHKEFIENTTKTCQKDSSELSKEAEIIIEEMQNIKGVDMNLVLVKGTSLHQLAPTNKVDPFVKFVNVKLVNCEPRYGAKSDVGSILLADSKTGAVISCKEMRKAVETVFGIHGFHYELFVKGKLIDEKTDFISLHGEFIFVVREGAEVAGDYCKLVFGRERAPVCKFLNVKNGNTKGTILLENPLGSHVLDVEGLKDRLISVFGKSNFPVPKVKKSTLELNGITIEAY